A part of Helicoverpa zea isolate HzStark_Cry1AcR chromosome 17, ilHelZeax1.1, whole genome shotgun sequence genomic DNA contains:
- the LOC124638490 gene encoding farnesyl pyrophosphate synthase 2-like — protein sequence MALLLRKTLFFNQIRALHKKAVKLSTPITFKSGENYKKFDAVRPEVMKSLMCSPKFTKQLPEVGTKIKELLDYTMHGGKRGRGLSVPFGYQMMEDPKYFIEEKMHTARFLGWCLEILQAKLLSIDDILDASTTRRGLTCWYLRPEVGTSATNDCMLIYLCLMEVLQMNFEKEPYYKDLIKIINDTAMYTGMGQYLDYTSGYSKEKNNFEEFNMDRFNAIAIQKTAYYSFRMPLLVSLLLVKNGKERDLTEHIDICFEFGKLLQFQNDYKDVYWDAATSGKEGTDIQEGKLSWIALTALERCNEAQRSIFKEYYGSNDPEHVKQIKQLYDELQMDKVYDEFERSFYENMKRRIYALPTEGEIQYFLEILEACRLRDY from the exons ATGGCCCTTTTGCTccgtaaaacattatttttcaaccAAATTAGGGCATTGCATAAAAAAGCGGTTAAATTAAGTACACCAATAACTTTCAAATCGGgtgaaaattataagaaatttGATGCAGTCCGACCCGAAGTGATGAAATCCTTAATGTGTAGTCCTAAGTTCACGAAACAATTGCCTGAAGTTGGTACCAAGATTAAAGAG TTGTTAGATTACACAATGCACGGAGGGAAACGTGGCAGAGGATTATCTGTTCCCTTCGGCTATCAAATGATGGAAGATCCAAAATACTTCATAGAAGAAAAAATGCACACAGCACGGTTTCTAGGATGGTGCTTAGAAATT TTACAGGCAAAGCTACTGTCTATAGACGATATATTGGACGCATCCACCACTCGCCGTGGCCTGACTTGCTGGTACCTACGACCAGAAGTCGGTACTTCGGCGACTAACGACTGCATGCTCATATATCTCTGTCTGATGGAAGTCCTACAAATGAACTTCGAGAAAGAACCTTATTATAAGGATTTGATAAAAATTATTAACGAT ACAGCCATGTACACCGGCATGGGGCAATATTTAGATTACACATCAGGATAcagtaaggaaaaaaataattttgaagaattCAACATGGACCGATTCAATGCCATCGCCATACAGAAAACTGCTTACTACTCGTTCAGAATGCCCCTACTCGTGTCTCTGCTTTTAGTGAAGAACGGAAAAGAAAGAGATCTTACAGAGCACATCGACATCTGCTTTGAATTTGGTAAACTTCTACAATTtcag AATGACTACAAAGACGTCTACTGGGACGCAGCTACCTCTGGAAAAGAAGGCACAGATATTCAAGAAGGTAAACTCTCTTGGATTGCCCTTACAGCGCTGGAGCGCTGCAACGAAGCTCAACGTTCTATTTTCAAAGAATACTACGGCAGCAACGACCCTGAACATGTAAAGCAAATCAAGCAGCTTTATGATGAATTGCAAATGGATAAAGTGTACGATGAGTTCGAACgttctttttatgaaaatatgaaaCGTCGAATTTATGCGTTGCCAACTGAAGGAgagatacaatactttttggAAATATTAGAGGCGTGCCGACTGAGAGATTATTAA